The DNA window CTGCCAAAACACAAGAAAACAACGCTCCGACTCGGCTGTGTATCGAGCCATGATAAACAAGAATGCTGCAGATTATGATCACCCTGATTGTTGAACTTGCTATAAGAATCAGCAATCAATGGCCCAATATTGTAGATGGGGGGAGTTCGCCCATTGGGGATGCACAATCCATCAATTACGGCTTTCATAGCGATGGGCTCAAGCTGATTGAATGAATTCACTATAATCCCACTACTTTGAGACAAACAATGGGAGTAATACATTATATCGTAGTAAACGGGCTCATCTCGATTCAAAACAGGCTGGGGCATCTGTTTTGCAGGGAGCATCGGCAGGCCCGGAATCTGCAATTTTGTATCATAAAGATCTTTAAAGTTCTTATCAACTTGATTGTGAATTGTAGGGAAATGCAGATAAGCGGCAAGAGCGGCAAGACCAGAagtgaagaagaaaaataaagGAATTCCAAGATTTTCAGAAACTGGAACGGCTGAAGCACAAAAGAAATCGATAACGAGTGCATGAACTTTGAAtgttcttgaaattttttgtaGGGTTTGGTGTACATTAACGGTGTTAAGGCGAATGAAGCCAAACATGTTGGCAAGGAAGCTGACTGCCGGAGATGTGTTGACATGGAGGACAGTAGGGAAGCGGTGGAGGATGATGGAAGAGTAGGTTTCTGAGATGTTGCGGAGATATGCAGCTGTAGCGGGGGCGTCGTTGAAGCCGGCAATGACAAGGATGTGGACGGTGGAGAAATGGCCGCGGCTGAGGATGAGCTTGCCGAGTTCCACCATGGAGATCAAGTGGCCGCTGCCCGGTGCTGGATACAAGACTATCGTGTCTTCCATGTTTTTCACTTTTGTGCTGTGTTTTTGCATGGGATTTCGTGTGCTATTTATCGCAAGCATGCGGGTGGGTGTGAGATCCAATGTTTGTTagaatttttttagaaattcatgttttaatttataaacatggtttaaaacatgataaacagTACGTAAAAGTAGATCGAACGTTATTTTCGTTATTGGTATCAAAATGCAACACGATCCATCAATCCGACACGACCCAAAACGAAAAAAATCAAGTTCGGGTTAGAGTTTTTCGATTTCGGATTGGGTGGGTTTGGGTTAGCATTTGGTTAGACGGGTTTCGGGTTGGGTAAAGTTGGGTCACGGGTTGACCCgaaatttttttt is part of the Primulina eburnea isolate SZY01 chromosome 1, ASM2296580v1, whole genome shotgun sequence genome and encodes:
- the LOC140813896 gene encoding UDP-glycosyltransferase 88F4-like, with amino-acid sequence MQKHSTKVKNMEDTIVLYPAPGSGHLISMVELGKLILSRGHFSTVHILVIAGFNDAPATAAYLRNISETYSSIILHRFPTVLHVNTSPAVSFLANMFGFIRLNTVNVHQTLQKISRTFKVHALVIDFFCASAVPVSENLGIPLFFFFTSGLAALAAYLHFPTIHNQVDKNFKDLYDTKLQIPGLPMLPAKQMPQPVLNRDEPVYYDIMYYSHCLSQSSGIIVNSFNQLEPIAMKAVIDGLCIPNGRTPPIYNIGPLIADSYSKFNNQGDHNLQHSCLSWLDTQPSRSVVFLCFGSMGTFSGDQVKEIAKGLERSGHRFLWVVRKPRLHEKIKEFGEIGEFNVMTIMPEGFLDSTKGRGMVVESWAPQVAVLEHPAVGGFVTHCGWNSILEAVMAGVPMLAWPLYAEQHLNKAALVASMKMAIAVEQRGEDGFVVGEEVEKRVRELMDHSETSLELRERSHKMKLMAIDSLGDMGSSTAALDKLVRVWLGN